In a genomic window of Methanosarcina horonobensis HB-1 = JCM 15518:
- a CDS encoding UPF0228 family protein yields MSKINKEIIFFIIFFILVMIAGQFIKTPVNSQTPYPDSQVGGLFIQFKDEVSESEVKAILQNYNMTRNYRMEYDTNTMGEGYYIMVDKDNWSDIRSELVTEMKENNKKGWTISTPADVIRKEDYYVLPVSEQATQDEKFLAILDKYDIGVKKFIWCDIRFLYSDGPLTYWIPEEDAIRIKNELEQNENIFAVQLSYIYSN; encoded by the coding sequence ATGAGCAAAATCAATAAGGAAATCATTTTTTTTATTATTTTTTTTATTCTCGTAATGATTGCTGGACAATTTATAAAAACTCCGGTTAATTCACAAACTCCGTATCCCGATTCCCAAGTAGGTGGTCTGTTTATTCAATTTAAAGATGAAGTTTCTGAGTCAGAAGTAAAAGCCATTCTTCAAAACTATAACATGACTCGGAACTATAGAATGGAATATGATACTAATACTATGGGTGAAGGATATTACATAATGGTGGACAAAGATAATTGGAGTGACATAAGAAGCGAACTTGTAACAGAGATGAAAGAAAATAATAAAAAAGGCTGGACTATATCTACTCCTGCTGACGTTATCAGAAAAGAAGATTATTACGTTCTTCCGGTTTCTGAACAAGCGACCCAGGATGAAAAGTTTCTTGCAATACTTGACAAATATGATATTGGGGTGAAAAAATTTATCTGGTGTGATATTCGTTTTCTCTATAGTGATGGACCCCTGACGTACTGGATTCCGGAAGAAGATGCAATAAGAATAAAAAATGAACTTGAGCAGAATGAAAATATCTTTGCTGTACAGCTAAGTTACATTTATAGTAACTAA